The region CCTTGGCCGCATGCCCAAAGCCTTCGACAGACTTGGCGGTAATTATTCTCCTGCCGCcagttcctgctctgcccccccccccccccccccctcggtccCTGGGGGCGACTGGGGCCACAGAAAACCACAGTGGCTGTACCTCAGTGGCCAAAACTCTGACTGCAGAGACCAGCGTTTAAAATGCTAAAGTGTAGAAAAGATCCACTCATAAAGagcagagttgttaaaatggcAGGGGGCCTGAaagtcaccccctcccccatgtagTTTGACCTCCCCTCCCCCTTGACAGGGTGTTTGGTACCAGTATGGTTGAGGAGTACGAAGAGATCGCAGAGCCCCAGTACGCGGAgagactggagtacccggacgaGGATTACGGTGAGAACGCCTCTGCATCTCAGCTGCTAGCCTCTGAAAGGCCCTCCGTCCCATTAGTGGGAGTTAGCAGCTGATCCGCGGCTCTCTGACCCCACAGATTACCCCCCCGGCTACGTGCCGACCGAAGACAAGGCCTCCAAAAACCTGCTGGGGTCAGCTACCAGTACGTACGAGTGGGCTCTCCGCCGAACACGACCCGCAGAGCACGCTGTGCTTCAGATACGGATAAAATGGCTGGATGTCTTAATCAAATAGTACGTGTTCGGATTCGAACAAGGTGGGAACGGAGCTCCAAGCTGCCAAATGAGCAGCCTGAGGCAGCTACCAtgttcattggggggggggggggggcattgctaAAGGCACACTGGTCTGGCTGTGTTCACCTTCAGAGCCTCCCAGGGGGGCGGTCCCATTGCGGGGCTCCTATTGGCTGAGGACGCCTCACGCCCAGCCCTACCTCCCTCTCAGGCTGTTTTTACAGCATTACTCTGTCAacccaagaaaaaaaatcaaatccaGGCTAACCACAGGCCTCAGTGTGGGGCCCCTCTTAGTTTACCAAGTTGGGGGCGGGGGTCGTCTGTTCATTCCTCCTCATTCTCCCCACAGATGCCATCCTGAATATGGTCAACAACATTGCAGCCAATGTTCTGGGGTCGCGCCCGGAGCTGGAACCGGCGGCCGGATCTCAGGGTTCGTACGCCAGCCCTCTAAGCACACCTGGGTCTAAATGGCCCCTGAAACGATCCGTCTGAGCGCGACGGCCTTTGTGGGCTTCTGGGCTGCTGCCCGTTCTTCATTCCGTGAAGGCGATGCCGTGGCGTGTAATACTCCTCCTGAACGCTATCGCTGGCAGGATCTGAAACAGCCTGCTGGTAATATGCCGTACTTCCTCATCCTGGCTATGGGGAAATGTCATTGTTAGTCGTTGTGGAACCAGCTTTGGGTGATTTTCCTGACCGTCCGCCTGGTTCTTTGCTGCTGAGAAGCAATCCGCCATTGTTATGGTAACATGGAGGCATGTGTGCTTAAGCTGACCCCAGGTCAGATGTGTGACTGTAAGCTCTTGTGGGGAGGCTGCAGGTTTCGCCTTGATCTGTTTACAGACATGTCATTGTATACTGACACCAGCGTGTTTTTGAGCGTGACGATTCAGTGCCAGTTTAGCTTGGTccctgtcaaagtgaagaattctgggaAAATGCGAGAAGGAGTTTGGTTTGCTTTCTAGGAACAGCGGGTGTCGTCACAAGTGAGCTGTTTGCACAAAAGCCCCTGAGCTGCGAGGTTGTGAAAGTACAGACGCTCCCTGGGTTACGATGGTTCTTCTTATATCCTCTTGACTTTACGCtagataaatgtttttcacttaaaatactttattcaataaatgacaGTATTCAAtgctttattataaaataataaagctttgtgttaatgattttgccaaactgtaggctaatgtaagcatgtttaaggtaggctaggttaggtgtactgtatgAACTCTCTGGGGTCTagaggtagggaacacactttgaCTGGGGCATGGGCACACATTTCTTTAAATATCattaacttaattcatggcaaataatttcctatatatttgttttggcattacactcatcttacttttaatgtatattgtaaatatgtcagatttttgttaactttgtaatttgacatcaaagtatagacattgcaaaatgcagtttggaacacttgcagaaatatTATAAAAGTTCATAGTAAGCAGTGTTGGAagcttgttttgatcccagatatctgatcaccaaagtcttggctacatgaagatgactaaatggtgcagttgcaacattcagttggataaatagataagaaaaaccaaactcatgtcattatttctgggctcctttcattgaatatataGGACctttcacacctggccacaccccccccccccttttatggtgctgatggggatgtatctggatcgcgtttcaccattgtggtgttcatctaattaccatgcgaatagcgatcttcaggtgagggcggcactacacgcccccgatgcaggtaaaacaaagaaaggtgacatgcttTCCTTTTTTGCCGAATTAGGCTAATCTTAAAAATTTTAATACTTCCAACAATTGccattttgaaaagaagacacattacagatttagtcagtgttttttttttcatgattctacatgaagatttgagcgagatataaactgaaatggacGTGAAAAGTGCGCTGCCTCTCTGATGACGCACTCCACCCCAGAGGGTTAGTGGGAAACAGACCACGATAGCGGTGCTCAGCTCCGCGCTTTTATTCTCGATCCCCCACGCAGAGTTAAATAGGCCGCTTTGTTACTACAGAGGCAGGGAAACTTTCACTCATGCTTCGTGACTAAATCTAACAATATAACAATATAGCTTGAAGCAATAAGCTAATGAATAtcaccacctccccccccaccccccacagcgAACTCCTCCAGGGAAGCAGAAAACATGACGAGCACGTCTGGGGGCTCCGAGCTCCTGCCCACCCCCTCGGCTCTTCCAGGGTGGGTGCCTCGTTCTACCATCACACATTCTCACCTGCTCTCCTTCAGTGTACTCTGTCGTTACAGCTCACCTCTGCATCGCACCGAACCTCACTGGGGGCATGTAGGCATGTGTTTTGATAGCCAGATGGTTTTCTTTGTGCCCTCTGCCACCAGGCTGGAGACCCTGGAGCTGGAATCCGCTAGTTCTGTGGAGGACCCAGGGGGCACTGCAGAGGGCTCAGGGGGCACTGTGGAGGAGTTGGCCACTCCGGCGCCCCCGGAGGAGAGCCGCATAGTGACGCTTgtgctggaggaggaggaggaagagttgGAGCACAGCCAGTCCACCGTCACCCTCCTCGGagcagaggaagaggaggaacgaGGGGAGGATGAGTCAAAGGGGCACAGCTTGGACCCAAGGCAGCTGTCCAGTCTGTCCTGCGCTGGTACCCTGCTGGAGTACCTCCACCGCCGGTGCTCTGCAGCACATGCACCACGCCGATTGCACCCAGCGCGTCGGAAAGTGAAGGCAGATCAGGATAACGCCCGCACCAGCCCGGTACCAAGCCCTGAACCCGTCCCCACGCCGACCCAGGAGCTCCCCGCAGACCCCGTCCCACAGACGGAGCGCCCCTCGTCCAGGGAGGAGAGTTCCATTTCCATGGAGACCACTCCCACATTGGCCGCTGAAGGAGCCGCAGATCTCGTCACCGTGACTGAGCTGCTGGAGCCCAGCCACTCCTTGTCGCTGCCTCCGATCAGCTTTGTGGACTCCGCTGTCCCCACGGTGTCTCCCGCGGAGGACATCCTCGAGCCGTCGCGGGGTGATGAACTACACACAGATCCCCGTCTCCTAGACATTGTCTCCGAGATGCAGGACGAGGCGACGAAGGGCCCCCCTTCCGGCGGTGGGAGCCCCAGTTGGTCCAGCGCGGTTCCCACAGCGGACCTGTCTGGGCTCGAGAGCGACTTCATTAAAGCGGAGCTCCCGCTCCTCCCCATGGTGGAGCCACCTGCCTCGCCAGCCCTCACGGCCACAAAGCCGCTGGAAATCAGCCCCCCCACCGATCTCCTGGGTTCCCCGGCAGAGTCGGATGCCGACAGGCCATCCGTGGGTGAACCCCAGAGAACCACCCCACTTGCGTTGCCTCCAGAGACATCGTTGCTCCCCCCGGAACCAGGGGAGGAGGCTATCCTGGTGGCCCAGGGTGGGGCCCAACTACAGCGCTCTGCCACCGACTTCTACGCCGAACTGCAGAACTCTTCCGAGCTCAGCTACGGTAACGGCAACCAGGTTCACGGCTCCAACCAGAAGGAGTCTGTCTTTATGAGACTCAACAATCGCATCAAGGCACTAGAGATGAACATGTCACTCAGCGGCCGGTACCTGGAGGAACTCAGCCAGAGGTGAGTGTGTCCTCTTTGTCCCGCCCCCGCAGCCCGTGTGCGTGTCTATGCTCCTGTCTAACCAGGAGCCATCGGTTGATCCAGGTACCGAAAGCAGATGGAGGAGATGCAGAGGGCCTTCAACAAGACTATCATCAAGCTGCAGAACACCTCCAGGATCGCGGAGGAGCAGGTGATTTTTgtcgtatccccccccccccccacttcctgttGCTTTTCTCATGCCTACAAAGTCATCAAAGGAATGAATGACTGACTGTGGAGGAATGCATGCTGGCTCCGCCCTCCTCAGGACCAGCGGCAGACAGAGTCCATCCAGACTCTGCAGAACCAGCTGGAGAACATCACACAGCTGGTGCTCAACCTGTCCATTACAGTTGGCAAGCTTCAGAAAGAGGTGAGGGCGCCCGCGGGCTCCTTTTCTGCCAGTAGCCAAATCGCCTGACGTTTCATGGCCCCATAAATGCCAACTGCTCTGGGTATCACCCTGCAGGCAGCAGACCGGCAGAGTTACCTGGCTGTCTCCCTGCTCCTCTGCCTGTCCATCGGGCTCCTGCTGTGCCTCCAGTGTTGCCGAGGAGCGGCCCCCCCTCCTGCGAGCTCGGGCCCCCCCATGCCCAAGATCAACCACTACCCCAGCCCCAAGAGGTACTCTTTGAGCTTTCATGAGCTCTTGGAAAAGAATGTTTTTCATAATTTTCAAGCGGCCACCCCCAGCCTGACCTCCCCGATGCATTACTTAACATCACTGGTCCAATCAGAATGTGCTCAGAGGTCAGGTTGCCTTTTAGAACTCGACCCTcgcgcccccccccagctgaataCCCAGATTTGCAGACCTGTGCTCTGTCCCAACAGGTGCTTCTCCTCGTATGATGACATGAGTCTGAAGCGGAGAGTCTCCTGCCCTCTCGTGCGCTCAAAGTCCTTCCAGTTCCCAGCTGCAGAAGGCAA is a window of Brienomyrus brachyistius isolate T26 chromosome 15, BBRACH_0.4, whole genome shotgun sequence DNA encoding:
- the suco gene encoding SUN domain-containing ossification factor isoform X4, which produces MKRLSVLLPCLILVLLCGYAGHHVHCSEETPGGSVLPAPDRIPEEKLEKVSDDQQGEEEWPSYIESSYDVGLETERTSLEMSRRGDVERDQTVKTKEPDTLTEPGPASDAEPAPEPELQLAPEPAPQGDSAPATSAVSADAPADPHGAPEDVAATPTSQVTPASPSSLDVDYIDNASSALGPESGTRQPLDFLPDAEQALPELDQGGDTSHELEEEEQEQAADVPVAKETDPSVPGKEDIPTFDEWKKKVMEVEKEKSQSLHTTSNGGPHSVKKVQKNFKNNYASVECGAKILSANTEAKSTSAILMENMDLYMLNPCSTKIWFVIELCEPIQVKQLDIANFELFSSTPRDFLVSISDRYPTNKWIKLGTFHARDERTVQSFPLDEQLYAKYMKMFIKYIKVELLSHFGSEHFCPLSLIRVFGTSMVEEYEEIAEPQYAERLEYPDEDYDYPPGYVPTEDKASKNLLGSATNAILNMVNNIAANVLGSRPELEPAAGSQANSSREAENMTSTSGGSELLPTPSALPGLETLELESASSVEDPGGTAEGSGGTVEELATPAPPEESRIVTLVLEEEEEELEHSQSTVTLLGAEEEEERGEDESKGHSLDPRQLSSLSCAGTLLEYLHRRCSAAHAPRRLHPARRKVKADQDNARTSPVPSPEPVPTPTQELPADPVPQTERPSSREESSISMETTPTLAAEGAADLVTVTELLEPSHSLSLPPISFVDSAVPTVSPAEDILEPSRGDELHTDPRLLDIVSEMQDEATKGPPSGGGSPSWSSAVPTADLSGLESDFIKAELPLLPMVEPPASPALTATKPLEISPPTDLLGSPAESDADRPSVGEPQRTTPLALPPETSLLPPEPGEEAILVAQGGAQLQRSATDFYAELQNSSELSYGNGNQVHGSNQKESVFMRLNNRIKALEMNMSLSGRYLEELSQRYRKQMEEMQRAFNKTIIKLQNTSRIAEEQDQRQTESIQTLQNQLENITQLVLNLSITVGKLQKEAADRQSYLAVSLLLCLSIGLLLCLQCCRGAAPPPASSGPPMPKINHYPSPKRCFSSYDDMSLKRRVSCPLVRSKSFQFPAAEVGPDDLFIVEPLRFSPEKKKKRCKMKAEKADASKPLAPAPAAANGGPKCNGAPRPPPVETCVSLSRDTPSEGSSEGSSHSEEPPACENQPPPPSRMERRAFKRRRSRMCERGRGVAELLPALHGIMKGSKEMGVGALGVTALSGQV
- the suco gene encoding SUN domain-containing ossification factor isoform X2, which gives rise to MKRLSVLLPCLILVLLCGYAGHHVHCSEETPGGSVLPAPDRIPEEKLEKVSDDQGEEEWPSYIESSYDVGLETERTSLEMSRRGDVERDQTVKTKEPDTLTEPGPASDAEPAPEPELQLAPEPAPQGDSAPATSAVSADAPADPHGAPEDVAATPTSQVTPASPSSSIEVPSADCPVGGSVDAEPPATDCEVTAPPVAHLPSAPPAFDGPLASLDVDYIDNASSALGPESGTRQPLDFLPDAEQALPELDQGGDTSHELEEEEQEQAADVPVAKETDPSVPGKEDIPTFDEWKKKVMEVEKEKSQSLHTTSNGGPHSVKKVQKNFKNNYASVECGAKILSANTEAKSTSAILMENMDLYMLNPCSTKIWFVIELCEPIQVKQLDIANFELFSSTPRDFLVSISDRYPTNKWIKLGTFHARDERTVQSFPLDEQLYAKYMKMFIKYIKVELLSHFGSEHFCPLSLIRVFGTSMVEEYEEIAEPQYAERLEYPDEDYDYPPGYVPTEDKASKNLLGSATNAILNMVNNIAANVLGSRPELEPAAGSQANSSREAENMTSTSGGSELLPTPSALPGLETLELESASSVEDPGGTAEGSGGTVEELATPAPPEESRIVTLVLEEEEEELEHSQSTVTLLGAEEEEERGEDESKGHSLDPRQLSSLSCAGTLLEYLHRRCSAAHAPRRLHPARRKVKADQDNARTSPVPSPEPVPTPTQELPADPVPQTERPSSREESSISMETTPTLAAEGAADLVTVTELLEPSHSLSLPPISFVDSAVPTVSPAEDILEPSRGDELHTDPRLLDIVSEMQDEATKGPPSGGGSPSWSSAVPTADLSGLESDFIKAELPLLPMVEPPASPALTATKPLEISPPTDLLGSPAESDADRPSVGEPQRTTPLALPPETSLLPPEPGEEAILVAQGGAQLQRSATDFYAELQNSSELSYGNGNQVHGSNQKESVFMRLNNRIKALEMNMSLSGRYLEELSQRYRKQMEEMQRAFNKTIIKLQNTSRIAEEQDQRQTESIQTLQNQLENITQLVLNLSITVGKLQKEAADRQSYLAVSLLLCLSIGLLLCLQCCRGAAPPPASSGPPMPKINHYPSPKRCFSSYDDMSLKRRVSCPLVRSKSFQFPAAEVGPDDLFIVEPLRFSPEKKKKRCKMKAEKADASKPLAPAPAAANGGPKCNGAPRPPPVETCVSLSRDTPSEGSSEGSSHSEEPPACENQPPPPSRMERRAFKRRRSRMCERGRGVAELLPALHGIMKGSKEMGVGALGVTALSGQV
- the suco gene encoding SUN domain-containing ossification factor isoform X1 — protein: MKRLSVLLPCLILVLLCGYAGHHVHCSEETPGGSVLPAPDRIPEEKLEKVSDDQQGEEEWPSYIESSYDVGLETERTSLEMSRRGDVERDQTVKTKEPDTLTEPGPASDAEPAPEPELQLAPEPAPQGDSAPATSAVSADAPADPHGAPEDVAATPTSQVTPASPSSSIEVPSADCPVGGSVDAEPPATDCEVTAPPVAHLPSAPPAFDGPLASLDVDYIDNASSALGPESGTRQPLDFLPDAEQALPELDQGGDTSHELEEEEQEQAADVPVAKETDPSVPGKEDIPTFDEWKKKVMEVEKEKSQSLHTTSNGGPHSVKKVQKNFKNNYASVECGAKILSANTEAKSTSAILMENMDLYMLNPCSTKIWFVIELCEPIQVKQLDIANFELFSSTPRDFLVSISDRYPTNKWIKLGTFHARDERTVQSFPLDEQLYAKYMKMFIKYIKVELLSHFGSEHFCPLSLIRVFGTSMVEEYEEIAEPQYAERLEYPDEDYDYPPGYVPTEDKASKNLLGSATNAILNMVNNIAANVLGSRPELEPAAGSQANSSREAENMTSTSGGSELLPTPSALPGLETLELESASSVEDPGGTAEGSGGTVEELATPAPPEESRIVTLVLEEEEEELEHSQSTVTLLGAEEEEERGEDESKGHSLDPRQLSSLSCAGTLLEYLHRRCSAAHAPRRLHPARRKVKADQDNARTSPVPSPEPVPTPTQELPADPVPQTERPSSREESSISMETTPTLAAEGAADLVTVTELLEPSHSLSLPPISFVDSAVPTVSPAEDILEPSRGDELHTDPRLLDIVSEMQDEATKGPPSGGGSPSWSSAVPTADLSGLESDFIKAELPLLPMVEPPASPALTATKPLEISPPTDLLGSPAESDADRPSVGEPQRTTPLALPPETSLLPPEPGEEAILVAQGGAQLQRSATDFYAELQNSSELSYGNGNQVHGSNQKESVFMRLNNRIKALEMNMSLSGRYLEELSQRYRKQMEEMQRAFNKTIIKLQNTSRIAEEQDQRQTESIQTLQNQLENITQLVLNLSITVGKLQKEAADRQSYLAVSLLLCLSIGLLLCLQCCRGAAPPPASSGPPMPKINHYPSPKRCFSSYDDMSLKRRVSCPLVRSKSFQFPAAEVGPDDLFIVEPLRFSPEKKKKRCKMKAEKADASKPLAPAPAAANGGPKCNGAPRPPPVETCVSLSRDTPSEGSSEGSSHSEEPPACENQPPPPSRMERRAFKRRRSRMCERGRGVAELLPALHGIMKGSKEMGVGALGVTALSGQV
- the suco gene encoding SUN domain-containing ossification factor isoform X3, with product MKRLSVLLPCLILVLLCGYAGHHVHCSEETPGGSVLPAPDRIPEEKLEKVSDDQQGEEEWPSYIESSYDVGLETERTSLEMSRRGDVERDQTVKTKEPDTLTEPGPASDAEPAPEPELQLAPEPAPQGDSAPATSAVSADAPADPHGAPEDVAATPTSQVTPASPSSSIEVPSADCPVGGSVDAEPPATDCEVTAPPVAHLPSAPPAFDGPLASLDVDYIDNASSALGPESGTRQPLDFLPDAEQALPELDQGGDTSHELEEEEQEQAADVPVAKETDPSVPGKEDIPTFDEWKKKVMEVEKEKSQSLHTTSNGGPHSVKKVQKNFKNNYASVECGAKILSANTEAKSTSAILMENMDLYMLNPCSTKIWFVIELCEPIQVKQLDIANFELFSSTPRDFLVSISDRYPTNKWIKLGTFHARDERTVQSFPLDEQLYAKYMKVELLSHFGSEHFCPLSLIRVFGTSMVEEYEEIAEPQYAERLEYPDEDYDYPPGYVPTEDKASKNLLGSATNAILNMVNNIAANVLGSRPELEPAAGSQANSSREAENMTSTSGGSELLPTPSALPGLETLELESASSVEDPGGTAEGSGGTVEELATPAPPEESRIVTLVLEEEEEELEHSQSTVTLLGAEEEEERGEDESKGHSLDPRQLSSLSCAGTLLEYLHRRCSAAHAPRRLHPARRKVKADQDNARTSPVPSPEPVPTPTQELPADPVPQTERPSSREESSISMETTPTLAAEGAADLVTVTELLEPSHSLSLPPISFVDSAVPTVSPAEDILEPSRGDELHTDPRLLDIVSEMQDEATKGPPSGGGSPSWSSAVPTADLSGLESDFIKAELPLLPMVEPPASPALTATKPLEISPPTDLLGSPAESDADRPSVGEPQRTTPLALPPETSLLPPEPGEEAILVAQGGAQLQRSATDFYAELQNSSELSYGNGNQVHGSNQKESVFMRLNNRIKALEMNMSLSGRYLEELSQRYRKQMEEMQRAFNKTIIKLQNTSRIAEEQDQRQTESIQTLQNQLENITQLVLNLSITVGKLQKEAADRQSYLAVSLLLCLSIGLLLCLQCCRGAAPPPASSGPPMPKINHYPSPKRCFSSYDDMSLKRRVSCPLVRSKSFQFPAAEVGPDDLFIVEPLRFSPEKKKKRCKMKAEKADASKPLAPAPAAANGGPKCNGAPRPPPVETCVSLSRDTPSEGSSEGSSHSEEPPACENQPPPPSRMERRAFKRRRSRMCERGRGVAELLPALHGIMKGSKEMGVGALGVTALSGQV